The nucleotide sequence CGCGCGGCGGGGTCGAGGCCGCTCGTGGGCTCGTCCAGGAACAGCAGCTCCGGCCCGTGCACGAGCGCCGCCAGCAGGGCCGCGCGCTGGCGCATGCCCTTCGAGCAGTTCTTGATAAGGGTCTTGCGGTCGTCCGCGAGGTTCATGCGCTCGAGCAAGGTGGGGATGTTGTTGCCCGTCACGCCGCGGACCTTCGCGTAGAAGCGCAGGTTCTCCTCTATGGTCATGCGCTCGTAGAGGGCGCTCGTATCCGAGAGGATGCCGATGCGCTCGTAGTCGCTGTTCGTGGCGTGCTCGATGGCGCGCCCGAACAGCATGATGCGCCCGGAATCCTTGACGAGCTGGCGCGTGAGCAGCTTGATGGTGGTGGTCTTGCCCGCGCCCGAGGGGCCCAGGAAGCCGAAGCACTCGCCGCGCTCCACCTCGAAGGAGAGGTGGCAGAGCACGCGCTTCGCCTTGAAGCTCAAGGACACGTCGTCCA is from Gordonibacter urolithinfaciens and encodes:
- a CDS encoding ABC transporter ATP-binding protein — encoded protein: MNPLLSMDDVSLSFKAKRVLCHLSFEVERGECFGFLGPSGAGKTTTIKLLTRQLVKDSGRIMLFGRAIEHATNSDYERIGILSDTSALYERMTIEENLRFYAKVRGVTGNNIPTLLERMNLADDRKTLIKNCSKGMRQRAALLAALVHGPELLFLDEPTSGLDPAARAEVHKMLHELNDHGTTVFLTTHDMAEAESLCRRVGILNEGALVACDAPDALRLRFARNEVIMRLADGRAVRTSKDAAGAPAVAEALASGACLSIHSVEPDLEEVFLELTGREF